Below is a window of Impatiens glandulifera chromosome 2, dImpGla2.1, whole genome shotgun sequence DNA.
taatatagactttatttttaaactgCCATATTTATAACTTGATATAACCTAGCTATATATGCCAACCAATCTCAATATCTAATTAGACCATTGCCATTTCCTATGCATGGGTCTACCCGACCCGACCCGACCCGGGAGTAAATACCCAATAAGAAATTGATActggcttgtttgatgttgagttattttgaaataatataattttttagatattttgtataaaaagcCATTTAtctgagttatttgaataataaagtTGTGGGGTTTAAATTTtcatgttaatataaaaaaatgattttaatatttaatattttaaaatattataaataataaatttaatattattttaattacttattcGATTTGTTTTAAGAAGTAATtgaaaatgatataatatttatttgaatttttcaaactcattaattatttttccactcaattattatcattactttattattatattattttaagatattaaatataatttagcaattttatttaaatcattcaaatatttgttttaacagATTTTTTATGCCCAAAagttaaattaatcaaacaagattatttggataaattctgcattacttaaaaaaattatttgtttagattattttgatgaagattgaaatattttaaaaagtaataaatatttaatattttaatttgatattttaaactacaaaataaaaaaagaaagagtgATATTTGATGAGACGCAAAATCTGACTTACAATTccattctaatatatatatatatatatatatattaatttttttagtattttcttTAGTACACAtgattctaaattttaaatcacttccattcaaatatatttactttatttttattaaattttaattttaaatataaaagaaaacattttaataattaaatttttatttttttttataaaatttaaaaaaatcaagatcaaaACAAGCACTAAGAGTTTGGAGTTTGGTTGACATTGGcccttatatattattattattattattttaaaagttttgtttaaattaaatataatggtaaagataagttatttgaatttttaattaattagattaatataatgatttttatttaaaattttaattttatatgaaataatattttaataattcgtataataataattaaaaataaataaaatattaacaaaaaaaatttaataaaaaattataagaaaattaatatgaaatgagctttagagtttgtttaatatatatatatatatatatatatatatatatatatatatatatatatatatatatatatatatatatatatatatatatatatatatttaattttactcTAAACtcaatattttctctttttactTTCATTCTATTTATTCAATCATCGTcttgtataattaaatattaaaatatttttatttaataatttctatttCCTCTATTTAGAGGGTATAAtggtaaataaaattttaaaaaacaaattaaaaaaaaagttaaaccaAGATTTTAATCAAAATCCAGATAAAAACCAAATAAGCTAACTTGAGACAGTTTGATCTTGGActgttttagtttttaaaataagataatttttattgtagtattattattattttaattattaaatgacttaatttataaactaaaatagtaaaatatttttattaaatataaataaaaaataaaaaataatgtgttaataattcatcttataaaaatatcaaatacttcacttcttatttttattaaatattttttttcaaaaaaactcattaaaatcataaaaaataacttaacatcCAATCATCTCTAATAAGTATCATTGaagttgataaattatttaaaaaataatttcaactaatccaaatcaaacaaactctaaaaattcttattttcttaCCCATTACCACGCATGAAAGAAAATAGTGATAAAAAGTCAAAAGTCAGAAGTCAGAAATCAACATTCCAAATGTCAAAGCCACTTTTTAACCTCGGccaaaatataaaaaccgtTACTATTCATTGCTACTACTATTTTCTTTCAAACTAAATCCGGCTAAATGGAGTCCCCCATAATAAAACACGATCAAATCAACGACACAAACATTAATATCTCATCCGACCACCAATTCAACTGCCACCCCAACACCGGTAACAAACACTATCTCCTCAAGTGTTGCGGCTGCATAGCCGCCTTAACCTCGATTCTATTCGTTACGTTTCTAATCCTCTTCTTCACCATCTTTCGAATAAAAAATCCGATTATCAAACTCAATTCAATCACCATAAATGGCGTCATGATCGACACTAATGGTTCCAATTTCATATTAATCGCTGACGTCTCAATCAGGAACCCTAACTTGACTGCCTTCAAGTTTGGAAACGCAACCACTGAGATTTACTATGGAGCCAAGGtgtgtatatatacatatatatgtaggaaaatcaagaaaacttttatgaataaaaatttctACACTTTCTAGTTCAAATGAATAGGGTTTTATCTTGAAAAATTGGCTAGGAAGTGACAAAATGTTTTACATAGTCTTATTAAAACCGCGCCTTGATTTAAATGAGAATTATTACATATTAAGAACAATATGAATTAAACGAGACTATTGTAGTGACATGAAGTCGTGTTAATTTAGGATGAACATTTAAACTGATCTCAACCATCGTAACGATCTAATTCGAactgaaaaatatctatttcgTCAAAACTAAGACCGGATATAGAGTTTTGATTCAACTAACTAAATCAAATCACATCCGCATCTATGCActctttttgtttttgtttaacagtaaaatgtaattttgttggtgttttttaaataaatcacagtaaaaaacatttaaatgaaAGGCTATAAACTAATatcatgtatatataatatgtaatatttCAACAAGTTAGGTGATGGGAGAAGATATAATTCCGACTGGAGAGAGTAAAGCAAAGGAAACAATGCGGATGAACATGACGATTGAAATCATGGCTGGGAAACTCTTAGAAGACACCAATTTTCGGTCGGATCCGAAAACGGGAGAATTGAGGATGAGAAGTTATACTAGAATTGAAGGAAGAGTGAAGATAACGAGATTAGTGAAGAAACATGTTGTGGCCACGATGAATtgtacaattattattaatgtcaAGTCGATGGCGGTAGAAAATCAGAATTGTTGAGAAAATCTAtagttaattttgtatttaatctatagataattaatttgtgacttatgaagataaaataaaaaaaatggtcatTATGATTGAGTGTATACACTTTTATGtgatacttaatttattataagaaatatgtgaatatattttattttaaccaactTAAGATTGTCATTTAAATTAAAGCTTATTAACTTAGGGATTAATGAAGAACTAAATGatatattaaagataaatatgCTCCTGTCATCATCATCGATTTTGTCGTTTTGTTTGAGCTTAGTAAGAGCTAGTTAAAATTGTGAGcaattatttcattatatatttattcagtATCATAGATCTTAAAATTGTGAGcaattatttcattatatatttattcagtAGTATCATAGATGTTATATTCGACCGATTAGATATAcgatcaaataattattatttgaaatgttttacactaattttaaaaattaagttaaaaatacaaatataacaaaatttttaaataattatttttactaaacaaaaacataaaaataaagtttatataaCTTCATTAATCAATActacttaattaatatatatatatatatatatatatatatatatatatatatatatatatatatatatatatatatatatatattttgagaaaacggttaaaactatttcattaaaatcccaaaagtgggagagtcaagaatcaaaattagacaaaccctagctatgattaaaagatgataaTTAGTAGCAATCACGTAAAAGAAACAGagattataaacaaaaattacaaactgtatcaaatcataattatcccaatcataattttttatttctataccAACATAATGTTTCAAcatgttgtcttcctcttcctcttcctcttgtcCTTCCTCTTCTCATTTCTattcctcttgcaatgaaaatgggatgaactgaagaggttgatgaatactgcctattctcattttgatttctttctttatatgaacccgttttgatttgatagaaTAATTATTGTTCAGGATTTCCGGGCTCTTTACCTTATTGTTTTCAGCTTGAATttcgagatcattgtctttatttcctTCAACTTCAGTTTTGgaatcctcaacaactttggattcctctGTATCAACCTTGcaattctcttcttcctctagaTTAGCCTGAGTATCTTGCACTctgttttcatcagcaaccacttcaacttgatttaaTTAAGATGCCTCAattatctcttcaacatgattaggttgaggtttcACCTCCTCCTCCATATTGATTTGTTATTGTacacaattttctttatcttatgtttcatgttctttaaccacattcTGCTCTTTAATAATAGacacatttgtttcatttttctaCAACTTTACTTTCTGgtctttatgaattttctgatcttctttcttagccaaatcacaatttgggcttccatgttggaaggtattgcAAAAAGTGCATCTATATGGCCTCCaatcataagtgatttccatgacagcagattttccttttctatttaCTAATGTCATACTATTCGGtagtgtgcttctaggatgcacctcaatgctaattctagcaaaagATAAGTGCTCCCCTCCTTCAGTAATTGAGTtcatgtataatggtctacccaataaacctgtaaAATGATTAAGGGATTCAGAATTATACATATGTGCAAGTATattccagagcttgaaccatatttgtgcAGTTTCCtttggcttactcaataggttcaagttttcagaccatttttccaacatcatacagttggatcctatatatgtatgcccatttccTAGAATTTCCTCGAGATTAGAacccttcttgaatttaaggaaatatagaTCATGGACATTTGCTGAAATTTTTTCCAGTCCTTTTCCTTCTCATTGCTTCAACATTGCATATTTAGTAATTGAGAAGGATACTCTAtttttcctatgtagtttcccacaagtacattttctcattcttttatACAGTTTCCTCTACTTcagtaggcaatttaaattcaaatggaaaatttagtacctccacttttgtctatgtattgcccaagtagatttttcctttatagACATGATCTTCTGCCTTTTTGCATTGTTGTTATTTTAGACTTCATTAGTTTTTCATGTCgagttgctcctgatagtatatgacttaTATATTGGagccttcatcagctccttcattgtagcaactgaacattgaacaatttctttatattcttcttttttcagcagatttcagttttgaagatagtggatgttgagttgaattgtaatctACTATACTTTCTCCttattaatgataatttctcctcttttaaaatatataaggagctttgtaatctgattATTGAGCCCAAATAAattagctctttcattatagcgtATCTTCCAAACTTCTTCATTATCCCCTGTTTTATTGCATTATTTTCTACAGAAATTTTCTCAGCAGTAGTTGGAGCAGATTTCTTACTTGTGTTATTGTCCTACTGTTTTTTGCTGACttcttcaacaattctttcaatttctttgacTATTGTTTCCTTAATTCTTTCTAGCACAAACTCTCTaactttttttagatttattatttttgttctttctcTTACCCATGTTGACAGAAACAGAGTAATAGAATAGAGTAATTGCAACAAACGAcgcgatatatatatatatattattcttatagatagtttttttttatatcaaaaccATATATCCTGCATTATAATCGATGAATTAGATGTCTTTTAGTTCGAATTGGATCGttataaatcaatttaaacgCTTAACcctaataacttatttatctcTCCCAAACTCATAACAAAtagttaatttgaaaatatttattaaaatcttgTTTTAGATaagaaattatcaataaatttcttctaactaaattttattttcaaaacttgATCTCATTTGCTTCATTTGAAATACTTAAATACTTAAAACAGGTTACTTTGTTTTGTCCAAATCATGAATGCAAAAGTGAATGTTGAAAAGATTTTAAAACAGGTTTTTCTAGTTTACAAAGAATTGCCCAAGTTTGGGTCACCACCTTATTAGGTCTAATCTTGAAATGGAATAATTATTAACCAAATATTGCGATATAacaaattattgatattaacTCCTAACCCATTTTTACACTAACACAAATCTCTTTAATAATTTACttcat
It encodes the following:
- the LOC124924247 gene encoding uncharacterized protein LOC124924247, translating into MESPIIKHDQINDTNINISSDHQFNCHPNTGNKHYLLKCCGCIAALTSILFVTFLILFFTIFRIKNPIIKLNSITINGVMIDTNGSNFILIADVSIRNPNLTAFKFGNATTEIYYGAKVMGEDIIPTGESKAKETMRMNMTIEIMAGKLLEDTNFRSDPKTGELRMRSYTRIEGRVKITRLVKKHVVATMNCTIIINVKSMAVENQNC